A genome region from Carya illinoinensis cultivar Pawnee chromosome 2, C.illinoinensisPawnee_v1, whole genome shotgun sequence includes the following:
- the LOC122300829 gene encoding protein transport protein Sec24-like At4g32640, which translates to MAALVPPGAPRPSNGNNNTSQPPPHNYNPNSNPNSLADNLNSLNLNRPPSMLNSASRASPFGQPPHFPSSAPPPGVPVASPQFARPGPPPGALGRSIVPPTGPPQSTLPPNVAPPARPTGPPIGQPSPFGSRTLPGSFPSSVGTNMPPPPGAFQSSGLPSRPVVLAPPPGTRPITGSPPLTTSQRFPHSSAPSGYVSNGPPAFMSGTLQGGPRFPPAGNAPQPPIGPPPTLGLAGAAPQTASMRSLLASSTVAGPHSPTVQPASPFSARPQGVPHPPGPYGSPAWPMQTGQVGPSQPTGSVQPPRMFGMPPPPLPNQSMTTIPALGQTGAPVSGTSKIDPNQIPRPIPSSSAILFETRHGNQANPPPPATSDYIVRDTGNCSPRYMRCTISQIPCTADLLTTSGMQLALLIQPMALSHPSEEPVQIVDFGDIGPVRCSRCKAYINPFMKFIDQGRRFICNICGYTDETPRDYHCNLGPDGRRRDADERPELCRGTVEFVATKEYMVRDPMPAVYFFLIDVSMNAIQTGATAAACSAISQVISDLPEGPRTMVGIATFDSTIHFYNLKRALQQPLMLIVPDVQDVYTPLQTDVVVPLSESRQHLELLLESIPTMFHNNRTAESAFGAAVQAAFLAIKSSGGKLLVFQSVLPSTGIGSLSAREAEGRTNISAGEKESHKVLQPADKTLKTMAIEFAEYQVCVDVFITTQTYIDIASISVIPRTTGGQVYYYYPFSAVSDPAKLYNDLRWNITRPQGFEAVMRVRCSQGIQVQEYHGNFCKRIPTDVDLPGIDCDKTIMVTLKHDDKLQDGSECSFQCALLYTTFYGQRRIRVTTLSLPCTNMLSNLFRSADLDTQFACFLKQAASKIPSTPLLQVREQVTNLCINVLLSYRKFCATVTSSGQLILPEALKLLPLYTIALMKSTGLRNDVRIDDRSIWINCVSYLSTPLAIPLVYPRMVAIHDLDSKDEDESLVPPVIPLSSEYINDQGIYLLENGVDCLIYVGNAVDSNILQQLFGISSAEEISTQFVLQQYDNPLSRKVNDLVNEIRRQRCSYLRLKLCRKGDPSGASFLSYMVEDKNPIGPSYVEFLVHVHREIQIKMTS; encoded by the exons ATGGCAGCTCTTGTGCCTCCCGGGGCACCTAGGCCCAGCAATGGTAACAATAACACATCCCAACCTCCACCACATAACTACAACCCTAATTCAAATCCCAATTCGCTAGCAGATAATTTGAATAGTTTGAATCTCAATCGGCCACCTTCCATGCTGAATTCGGCCTCTAGGGCTTCTCCCTTTGGCCAGCCACCTCATTTTCCTTCATCAGCTCCTCCGCCTGGGGTTCCTGTTGCGTCCCCACAATTCGCCCGGCCTGGTCCACCACCCGGTGCACTTGGAAGATCCATAGTGCCTCCAACAGGACCCCCACAGTCTACATTGCCTCCCAATGTGGCCCCACCAGCAAGACCCACAGGGCCACCCATCGGCCAGCCTTCACCTTTTGGGTCAAGAACTCTTCCTGGGTCTTTCCCATCGTCAGTGGGCACTAATATGCCACCTCCTCCTGGTGCTTTCCAATCTTCAGGTTTGCCAAGCCGTCCAGTTGTTTTGGCACCACCACCGGGTACCCGCCCAATCACTGGCTCTCCTCCTTTGACAACTAGTCAGAGATTTCCCCATTCAAGTGCACCGAGTGGTTATGTGAGTAATGGGCCACCAGCATTCATGTCAGGGACTTTACAGGGTGGACCTCGGTTTCCTCCTGCTGGCAATGCACCGCAACCACCTATTGGACCTCCACCGACATTGGGGTTGGCTGGGGCTGCTCCTCAGACTGCAAGCATGCGTTCTCTTCTGGCTAGTTCAACTGTTGCTGGTCCTCACAGTCCTACTGTACAGCCAGCATCACCATTTTCAGCACGTCCGCAGGGTGTTCCGCATCCTCCAGGTCCTTACGGGTCACCAGCATGGCCAATGCAGACTGGGCAA GTGGGTCCATCTCAACCTACTGGTTCAGTGCAACCGCCCAGGATGTTTGGAATGCCACCACCACCTCTTCCAAATCAATCTATGACTACCATACCTGCACTGGGTCAAACTGGAGCCCCGGTCTCAGGGACATCGAAGATTGACCCTAATCAAATTCCAAGGCCCATTCCGAGTTCCTCCGCTATCTTGTTCGAAACCCGTCATGGCAATCAGGCCAATCCTCCTCCA CCTGCTACAAGTGATTACATTGTCAGAGACACAGGGAATTGCAGTCCACGTTACATGAGGTGCACCATCAGTCAG ATTCCATGTACTGCTGACCTTTTGACAACATCAGGGATGCAGTTGGCGTTGTTGATCCAACCTATGGCCCTTTCTCATCCATCTGAGGAGCCTGTCCAA ATTGTAGATTTTGGGGATATTGGTCCTGTTCGATGTTCTCGCTGCAAAGCCTACATAAATCCTTTCATGAAGTTCATTGATCAGGGAAGGCGGTTCATCTGTAACATTTGTG GATATACTGATGAGACTCCCCGTGACTACCACTGCAACCTGGGTCCAGATGGTAGGCGCAGAGATGCTGATGAAAGGCCTGAGCTATGTAGAGGAACAGTTGAATTTGTTGCTACCAAGGAATACATG GTGCGCGATCCCATGCCAGCCGTTTATTTCTTTCTCATTGATGTATCCATGAATGCCATACAAACTGGTGCAACTGCTGCAGCTTGCAGTGCAATCAGTCAAGTTATTTCTGATCTTCCA GAAGGTCCTCGAACGATGGTTGGAATTGCAACATTTGACTCCACTATCCATTTTTACAATTTGAAACGTGCACTGCAACAG CCACTAATGCTAATTGTTCCTGATGTCCAAGATGTTTATACTCCCCTGCAGACTGATGTTGTTGTTCCGCTCTCTGAG AGCCGTCAACATTTAGAGCTATTGCTGGAAAGCATCCCAACCATGTTTCATAACAATAGAACTGCTGAATCAGCCTTTGGTGCTGCAGTCCAG GCTGCTTTCTTGGCAATAAAGAGTAGCGGAGGAAAACTTTTGGTATTTCAATCAG TCTTGCCATCAACTGGCATTGGATCGCTTTCTGCTAGAGAGGCTGAAGGGCGGACTAATATTTCTGCAGGGGAGAAG GAGTCCCACAAAGTACTCCAACCAGCAGACAAAACTTTAAAGACAATGGCAATTGAATTTGCTGAGTATCAG GTCTGTGTTGATGTATTTATTACTACCCAGACTTATATAGACATCGCTTCTATCTCTGTCATACCAAGAACTACTGGAGGACAG gtttattattattacccATTCTCGGCTGTTTCTGATCCTGCAAAGCTTTACAATGATCTTAGATGGAATATCACAAGGCCTCAAGGTTTTGAGGCAGTGATGCGTGTGAGATGCAGCCAG GGTATTCAAGTTCAAGAATACCATGGAAACTTTTGCAAACGCATCCCGACAGATGTTGACCTACCTGGG ATTGACTGTGACAAAACTATAATGGTAACATTAAAACATGATGATAAGTTGCAGGATGGCTCAGAATGCTCTTTTCAG TGTGCCCTTCTTTACACCACTTTCTATGGCCAAAGACGAATTCGAGTCACAACTTTATCTCTCCCTTGCACCAATATGCTAAGTAATCTTTTCCGCTCAGCTGACTTGGACACTCAATTTGCATGTTTCTTGAAACAAG CGGCAAGTAAAATTCCTTCCACTCCACTCTTGCAAGTCCGGGAACAAGTGACAAATCTTTGCATCAACGTTCTGCTTTCATATCGTAAATTTTGTGCTACAGTAACATCGTCTGGACAGCTTATTCTTCCTGAGGCACTTAAACTCCTGCCTCTATACACCATTG CATTAATGAAAAGCACAGGACTGCGAAATGATGTGAGAATAGATGATAGGTCTATTTGGATCAACTGTGTATCCTACCTCTCTACTCCTTTGGCAATTCCACTGGTGTATCCCAGGATGGTGGCTATCCATGACCTTGACTCAAAG GATGAGGATGAATCTCTTGTTCCTCCTGTGATTCCACTTTCTAGTGAGTATATTAACGATCAGGGAATTTATCTTCTTGAGAATGGTGTGGACTGTTTGATATATGTTGGGAATGCCGTGGATTCAAATATCTTGCAACAACTGTTTGGCATCTCCTCAGCTGAAGAAATCTCTACTCAG TTTGTGTTGCAGCAATATGACAATCCACTATCACGGAAGGTAAATGATTTGGTAAACGAAATACGGCGGCAAAGATGTTCCTACCTCCG CTTAAAATTGTGCAGGAAAGGAGATCCGTCAG GAGCATCGTTCCTCTCCTATATGGTAGAAGATAAGAATCCAATTGGCCCCTCATATGTCGAGTTCCTAGTCCATGTCCACCGGGAAATCCAAATTAAAATGACATCTTGA
- the LOC122300830 gene encoding dirigent protein 18-like, which produces MSGGSPPSIFPAILLIALLHVGMTMVAAVLDPAAATGKEPILELYMHDILGGSNPTARPITGLLGNIYNGQVPFARPIGFIPPRGGVAIPNANGAIPTVNGLNGIPLGTGLGNQNDQNQMGPDGLGLGFGTITVIDDVLTSAPELGSQTVGKAQGVYVASSADGATQMMTFTAMIEGGEYGDSLNFYGIYGIGSSMSYLSVIGGTGKFKNACGFAEVRSLIPPGQNVKEGAETLLRITVHLSH; this is translated from the coding sequence ATGTCAGGAGGATCACCACCTTCCATTTTCCCTGCAATATTGCTAATTGCTCTTCTGCATGTGGGGATGACCATGGTTGCTGCAGTACTTGATCCCGCAGCAGCCACGGGAAAAGAACCCATTCTAGAGTTATATATGCATGACATTCTCGGGGGCAGTAACCCTACTGCTAGGCCAATCACTGGCTTGCTAGGCAACATCTACAATGGTCAAGTGCCCTTTGCAAGGCCAATAGGGTTCATTCCCCCACGAGGTGGGGTTGCAATCCCCAATGCCAACGGCGCCATTCCAACGGTCAACGGTCTCAATGGCATCCCACTGGGAACTGGCCTAGGTAACCAAAACGATCAGAACCAAATGGGACCAGATGGGTTGGGACTGGGATTTGGAACAATCACAGTCATCGATGATGTGCTGACCTCTGCGCCCGAGTTGGGGTCACAGACGGTAGGAAAAGCTCAAGGAGTTTATGTGGCGAGCTCAGCTGATGGAGCTACACAGATGATGACATTTACGGCCATGATTGAAGGAGGGGAGTATGGGGATAGCCTCAACTTCTATGGCATATATGGGATAGGAAGCTCCATGTCATACTTGTCCGTGATTGGCGGTACTGGGAAGTTCAAGAATGCTTGTGGCTTTGCCGAGGTTCGCTCGCTCATACCACCTGGTCAAAATGTCAAAGAAGGTGCAGAAACATTGCTGAGGATTACTGTACATCTGAGCCATTGA
- the LOC122300832 gene encoding beta-glucuronosyltransferase GlcAT14A-like isoform X4 yields the protein MQNPSFLPPQLRFLNATITATSSPKDPKTTLYIIIAASLFSIVFFISISSSSFSSTTTSQSGLDPFLFPNRQTHRVLFPDTDPSSDPTPPSIAYLISGSAGDCGRIIRLLLAAYHPRNHYLLHLDLSAPQSERDALALIVRSLPIFKAAQNVNVIGKADFAYPKGSSTIPFTLHGASILLRLSADWDWFVSLNAADYPLVTQDGLYLSKKTGMFYATQKRELPNAFQLFTGSSFSILNRYFIEFCILGTDNLPRTLLMYFANTPSSLSNYFATVLCNSLQFKRAVINHNLLYVTFDKHSNSEPHLLSSSDYEAMIKSGAAFARRFQVDDPVLNRIDQEILGRSAGKVVPSGWCLGESGNHKCSVWGDANVLRPGPGARRLEKRIVELLSNGTFQSHQCIVE from the exons aTGCAAAATCCATCGTTTCTTCCACCACAGCTACGTTTCCTGAACGCCACCATAACCGCAACCAGCAGTCCCAAAGACCCCAAAACCACACTCTATATCATCATAGCCGCCTCCCTCTTTTCCatcgtcttcttcatctctatttcctcctcctccttctcctccaccaccacctcccAAAGCGGACTGGACCCCTTTCTCTTTCCGAATCGCCAAACCCACCGCGTCCTCTTCCCCGACACTGACCCCTCCTCTGATCCCACCCCTCCCTCTATCGCCTACCTCATCTCCGGCTCCGCCGGCGATTGCGGTAGAATCATCCGCCTCCTTCTTGCGGCCTACCACCCCAGGAATCACTACCTACTCCACCTTGACCTCTCGGCTCCCCAGTCCGAACGTGATGCTCTGGCCCTCATCGTACGATCCTTGCCCATTTTCAAAGCTGCCCAGAACGTCAATGTGATCGGCAAGGCCGACTTCGCGTACCCGAAAGGCTCCTCTACGATCCCATTCACTCTTCACGGCGCCTCCATACTGCTCCGACTGTCGGCGGATTGGGATTGGTTTGTCAGTCTCAATGCCGCTGATTACCCACTTGTCACACAAGATG GCCTTTATCTTTCGAAGAAAACTGGGATGTTTTATGCTACTCAGAAGAGGGAGTTGCCAAATGCCTTCCAGTTGTTTACAG GTTCATCCTTCTCCATTTTAAACCGTTACTTTATTGAGTTCTGCATCCTGGGTACAGATAACCTACCAAGGACTCTGCTGATGTACTTTGCAAACACTCCATCATCCCTTTCCAATTATTTTGCTACCGTTCTATGTAATTCTCTTCAGTTCAAGAGAGCAGTCATAAACCACAACTTACTGTATGTCACCTTTGATAAGCACTCTAATAGCGAGCCCCACCTACTCAGTTCCAGTGACTATGAGGCAATGATTAAAAGTGGAGCAGCCTTTGCGAGGCGATTCCAGGTAGATGATCCAGTGCTCAACCGCATTGACCAAGAGATCTTGGGGCGCAGTGCTGGAAAAGTAGTCCCTAGTGGCTGGTGCTTAGGTGAGTCTGGAAATCACAAGTGTTCAGTTTGGGGAGATGCCAATGTTCTGAGACCTGGTCCGGGAGCAAGAAGACTGGAAAAACGAATTGTTGAATTGCTCTCAAATGGTACATTTCAATCTCATCAATGTATAGTTGAATGA
- the LOC122300832 gene encoding beta-glucuronosyltransferase GlcAT14A-like isoform X2, giving the protein MQNPSFLPPQLRFLNATITATSSPKDPKTTLYIIIAASLFSIVFFISISSSSFSSTTTSQSGLDPFLFPNRQTHRVLFPDTDPSSDPTPPSIAYLISGSAGDCGRIIRLLLAAYHPRNHYLLHLDLSAPQSERDALALIVRSLPIFKAAQNVNVIGKADFAYPKGSSTIPFTLHGASILLRLSADWDWFVSLNAADYPLVTQDDLLHILSFLPKDLNFLNHSSYIGWRESRKLRPIIVYPGLYLSKKTGMFYATQKRELPNAFQLFTGSSFSILNRYFIEFCILGTDNLPRTLLMYFANTPSSLSNYFATVLCNSLQFKRAVINHNLLYVTFDKHSNSEPHLLSSSDYEAMIKSGAAFARRFQVDDPVLNRIDQEILGRSAGKVVPSGWCLGESGNHKCSVWGDANVLRPGPGARRLEKRIVELLSNGTFQSHQCIVE; this is encoded by the exons aTGCAAAATCCATCGTTTCTTCCACCACAGCTACGTTTCCTGAACGCCACCATAACCGCAACCAGCAGTCCCAAAGACCCCAAAACCACACTCTATATCATCATAGCCGCCTCCCTCTTTTCCatcgtcttcttcatctctatttcctcctcctccttctcctccaccaccacctcccAAAGCGGACTGGACCCCTTTCTCTTTCCGAATCGCCAAACCCACCGCGTCCTCTTCCCCGACACTGACCCCTCCTCTGATCCCACCCCTCCCTCTATCGCCTACCTCATCTCCGGCTCCGCCGGCGATTGCGGTAGAATCATCCGCCTCCTTCTTGCGGCCTACCACCCCAGGAATCACTACCTACTCCACCTTGACCTCTCGGCTCCCCAGTCCGAACGTGATGCTCTGGCCCTCATCGTACGATCCTTGCCCATTTTCAAAGCTGCCCAGAACGTCAATGTGATCGGCAAGGCCGACTTCGCGTACCCGAAAGGCTCCTCTACGATCCCATTCACTCTTCACGGCGCCTCCATACTGCTCCGACTGTCGGCGGATTGGGATTGGTTTGTCAGTCTCAATGCCGCTGATTACCCACTTGTCACACAAGATG ATCTTCTTCACATTTTGTCATTTCTGCCTAAAGATTTGAACTTTTTGAATCATTCAAGTTACATTGGCTGGAGAGA ATCAAGGAAGTTGAGACCAATAATTGTTTATCCAGGCCTTTATCTTTCGAAGAAAACTGGGATGTTTTATGCTACTCAGAAGAGGGAGTTGCCAAATGCCTTCCAGTTGTTTACAG GTTCATCCTTCTCCATTTTAAACCGTTACTTTATTGAGTTCTGCATCCTGGGTACAGATAACCTACCAAGGACTCTGCTGATGTACTTTGCAAACACTCCATCATCCCTTTCCAATTATTTTGCTACCGTTCTATGTAATTCTCTTCAGTTCAAGAGAGCAGTCATAAACCACAACTTACTGTATGTCACCTTTGATAAGCACTCTAATAGCGAGCCCCACCTACTCAGTTCCAGTGACTATGAGGCAATGATTAAAAGTGGAGCAGCCTTTGCGAGGCGATTCCAGGTAGATGATCCAGTGCTCAACCGCATTGACCAAGAGATCTTGGGGCGCAGTGCTGGAAAAGTAGTCCCTAGTGGCTGGTGCTTAGGTGAGTCTGGAAATCACAAGTGTTCAGTTTGGGGAGATGCCAATGTTCTGAGACCTGGTCCGGGAGCAAGAAGACTGGAAAAACGAATTGTTGAATTGCTCTCAAATGGTACATTTCAATCTCATCAATGTATAGTTGAATGA
- the LOC122300832 gene encoding beta-glucuronosyltransferase GlcAT14A-like isoform X1 → MQNPSFLPPQLRFLNATITATSSPKDPKTTLYIIIAASLFSIVFFISISSSSFSSTTTSQSGLDPFLFPNRQTHRVLFPDTDPSSDPTPPSIAYLISGSAGDCGRIIRLLLAAYHPRNHYLLHLDLSAPQSERDALALIVRSLPIFKAAQNVNVIGKADFAYPKGSSTIPFTLHGASILLRLSADWDWFVSLNAADYPLVTQDGTVWLEVLAALCLDLLHILSFLPKDLNFLNHSSYIGWRESRKLRPIIVYPGLYLSKKTGMFYATQKRELPNAFQLFTGSSFSILNRYFIEFCILGTDNLPRTLLMYFANTPSSLSNYFATVLCNSLQFKRAVINHNLLYVTFDKHSNSEPHLLSSSDYEAMIKSGAAFARRFQVDDPVLNRIDQEILGRSAGKVVPSGWCLGESGNHKCSVWGDANVLRPGPGARRLEKRIVELLSNGTFQSHQCIVE, encoded by the exons aTGCAAAATCCATCGTTTCTTCCACCACAGCTACGTTTCCTGAACGCCACCATAACCGCAACCAGCAGTCCCAAAGACCCCAAAACCACACTCTATATCATCATAGCCGCCTCCCTCTTTTCCatcgtcttcttcatctctatttcctcctcctccttctcctccaccaccacctcccAAAGCGGACTGGACCCCTTTCTCTTTCCGAATCGCCAAACCCACCGCGTCCTCTTCCCCGACACTGACCCCTCCTCTGATCCCACCCCTCCCTCTATCGCCTACCTCATCTCCGGCTCCGCCGGCGATTGCGGTAGAATCATCCGCCTCCTTCTTGCGGCCTACCACCCCAGGAATCACTACCTACTCCACCTTGACCTCTCGGCTCCCCAGTCCGAACGTGATGCTCTGGCCCTCATCGTACGATCCTTGCCCATTTTCAAAGCTGCCCAGAACGTCAATGTGATCGGCAAGGCCGACTTCGCGTACCCGAAAGGCTCCTCTACGATCCCATTCACTCTTCACGGCGCCTCCATACTGCTCCGACTGTCGGCGGATTGGGATTGGTTTGTCAGTCTCAATGCCGCTGATTACCCACTTGTCACACAAGATGGTACAGTGTGGTTGGAAGTTTTGGCGGCATTGTGCCTCG ATCTTCTTCACATTTTGTCATTTCTGCCTAAAGATTTGAACTTTTTGAATCATTCAAGTTACATTGGCTGGAGAGA ATCAAGGAAGTTGAGACCAATAATTGTTTATCCAGGCCTTTATCTTTCGAAGAAAACTGGGATGTTTTATGCTACTCAGAAGAGGGAGTTGCCAAATGCCTTCCAGTTGTTTACAG GTTCATCCTTCTCCATTTTAAACCGTTACTTTATTGAGTTCTGCATCCTGGGTACAGATAACCTACCAAGGACTCTGCTGATGTACTTTGCAAACACTCCATCATCCCTTTCCAATTATTTTGCTACCGTTCTATGTAATTCTCTTCAGTTCAAGAGAGCAGTCATAAACCACAACTTACTGTATGTCACCTTTGATAAGCACTCTAATAGCGAGCCCCACCTACTCAGTTCCAGTGACTATGAGGCAATGATTAAAAGTGGAGCAGCCTTTGCGAGGCGATTCCAGGTAGATGATCCAGTGCTCAACCGCATTGACCAAGAGATCTTGGGGCGCAGTGCTGGAAAAGTAGTCCCTAGTGGCTGGTGCTTAGGTGAGTCTGGAAATCACAAGTGTTCAGTTTGGGGAGATGCCAATGTTCTGAGACCTGGTCCGGGAGCAAGAAGACTGGAAAAACGAATTGTTGAATTGCTCTCAAATGGTACATTTCAATCTCATCAATGTATAGTTGAATGA
- the LOC122300832 gene encoding beta-glucuronosyltransferase GlcAT14A-like isoform X3 has translation MQNPSFLPPQLRFLNATITATSSPKDPKTTLYIIIAASLFSIVFFISISSSSFSSTTTSQSGLDPFLFPNRQTHRVLFPDTDPSSDPTPPSIAYLISGSAGDCGRIIRLLLAAYHPRNHYLLHLDLSAPQSERDALALIVRSLPIFKAAQNVNVIGKADFAYPKGSSTIPFTLHGASILLRLSADWDWFVSLNAADYPLVTQDGTVWLEVLAALCLGLYLSKKTGMFYATQKRELPNAFQLFTGSSFSILNRYFIEFCILGTDNLPRTLLMYFANTPSSLSNYFATVLCNSLQFKRAVINHNLLYVTFDKHSNSEPHLLSSSDYEAMIKSGAAFARRFQVDDPVLNRIDQEILGRSAGKVVPSGWCLGESGNHKCSVWGDANVLRPGPGARRLEKRIVELLSNGTFQSHQCIVE, from the exons aTGCAAAATCCATCGTTTCTTCCACCACAGCTACGTTTCCTGAACGCCACCATAACCGCAACCAGCAGTCCCAAAGACCCCAAAACCACACTCTATATCATCATAGCCGCCTCCCTCTTTTCCatcgtcttcttcatctctatttcctcctcctccttctcctccaccaccacctcccAAAGCGGACTGGACCCCTTTCTCTTTCCGAATCGCCAAACCCACCGCGTCCTCTTCCCCGACACTGACCCCTCCTCTGATCCCACCCCTCCCTCTATCGCCTACCTCATCTCCGGCTCCGCCGGCGATTGCGGTAGAATCATCCGCCTCCTTCTTGCGGCCTACCACCCCAGGAATCACTACCTACTCCACCTTGACCTCTCGGCTCCCCAGTCCGAACGTGATGCTCTGGCCCTCATCGTACGATCCTTGCCCATTTTCAAAGCTGCCCAGAACGTCAATGTGATCGGCAAGGCCGACTTCGCGTACCCGAAAGGCTCCTCTACGATCCCATTCACTCTTCACGGCGCCTCCATACTGCTCCGACTGTCGGCGGATTGGGATTGGTTTGTCAGTCTCAATGCCGCTGATTACCCACTTGTCACACAAGATGGTACAGTGTGGTTGGAAGTTTTGGCGGCATTGTGCCTCG GCCTTTATCTTTCGAAGAAAACTGGGATGTTTTATGCTACTCAGAAGAGGGAGTTGCCAAATGCCTTCCAGTTGTTTACAG GTTCATCCTTCTCCATTTTAAACCGTTACTTTATTGAGTTCTGCATCCTGGGTACAGATAACCTACCAAGGACTCTGCTGATGTACTTTGCAAACACTCCATCATCCCTTTCCAATTATTTTGCTACCGTTCTATGTAATTCTCTTCAGTTCAAGAGAGCAGTCATAAACCACAACTTACTGTATGTCACCTTTGATAAGCACTCTAATAGCGAGCCCCACCTACTCAGTTCCAGTGACTATGAGGCAATGATTAAAAGTGGAGCAGCCTTTGCGAGGCGATTCCAGGTAGATGATCCAGTGCTCAACCGCATTGACCAAGAGATCTTGGGGCGCAGTGCTGGAAAAGTAGTCCCTAGTGGCTGGTGCTTAGGTGAGTCTGGAAATCACAAGTGTTCAGTTTGGGGAGATGCCAATGTTCTGAGACCTGGTCCGGGAGCAAGAAGACTGGAAAAACGAATTGTTGAATTGCTCTCAAATGGTACATTTCAATCTCATCAATGTATAGTTGAATGA